The proteins below come from a single Thermococcus sp. genomic window:
- a CDS encoding nicotinate phosphoribosyltransferase: MRDFYIAHEEDIKTGKTTDVYFIRTRKILEEKGIHRKVFADVTTTSLPNGWKWGVLAGVEEVARLFEGMPVNIYAMPEGTVFHPYEPVLQIEGYYKEFGIYETALLGMLSQASGIATAALRTKIAAKFKPVYSFGIRHMHPAIAPMVDRSAFIGGCDGVSGVLGAEMMGEKPVGTMPHALIITVGDQVKAWNYYDEVMPPEVPRTALVDTFYDEKFEALMAAEVLGERLNAIRLDTPSSRRGNFRKIIEEVRWELNLRGYDRVKVLVSGGLDEESIAEIADIADSFGVGSSIASAKPIDFSLDIVEVEGKPITKRGKLSGRKQIYRCENGHYHRVPANKKLEKCPICGAKVEPLLRPLIENGEIVAELPNAREIREYVLEQAKKFNLTLDTIPRDTNSKILKKHLHSI, translated from the coding sequence ATGCGCGACTTCTACATCGCTCATGAAGAGGATATAAAAACCGGGAAAACGACGGACGTCTATTTCATCAGGACGAGGAAAATCCTCGAGGAAAAGGGCATCCACAGGAAGGTCTTCGCCGACGTGACTACCACTTCCCTCCCCAACGGATGGAAATGGGGTGTTCTTGCTGGAGTAGAGGAGGTGGCAAGGCTATTTGAGGGAATGCCCGTCAACATCTACGCTATGCCCGAAGGGACAGTATTCCACCCCTACGAACCAGTTCTTCAGATTGAGGGCTACTATAAAGAGTTCGGGATCTATGAGACTGCCTTACTCGGGATGCTAAGCCAGGCGAGCGGGATAGCGACGGCCGCACTTAGAACCAAGATAGCGGCAAAGTTCAAGCCTGTTTATTCCTTTGGAATAAGGCACATGCACCCGGCGATAGCCCCAATGGTTGACCGCTCTGCCTTCATAGGCGGCTGCGACGGCGTCTCCGGCGTTTTAGGGGCTGAGATGATGGGGGAGAAGCCCGTCGGTACGATGCCGCACGCCCTCATCATAACGGTCGGCGACCAGGTGAAGGCCTGGAATTACTACGACGAGGTTATGCCGCCGGAGGTTCCGAGGACAGCACTCGTTGATACATTCTACGACGAGAAGTTCGAGGCGCTGATGGCCGCTGAAGTCCTCGGCGAGAGACTGAACGCGATAAGGCTGGACACACCAAGCTCGAGGCGCGGCAACTTCAGGAAAATCATTGAGGAAGTCCGCTGGGAGCTTAATCTAAGGGGCTACGACCGGGTTAAGGTACTCGTCTCCGGCGGCCTCGATGAGGAGAGCATAGCGGAAATAGCCGATATTGCGGATTCTTTCGGTGTTGGCTCCAGCATAGCGAGTGCCAAACCAATAGACTTCTCCCTTGACATAGTTGAAGTGGAGGGTAAGCCCATAACGAAGCGTGGGAAGCTCAGCGGGAGGAAACAGATTTATCGCTGCGAGAACGGTCACTACCACCGCGTTCCGGCCAACAAGAAGCTTGAGAAGTGCCCGATCTGCGGGGCGAAAGTAGAGCCTCTCCTCAGGCCGCTCATAGAGAACGGTGAAATAGTCGCGGAGCTACCGAATGCAAGAGAGATAAGAGAATACGTCCTTGAACAGGCCAAGAAGTTTAATTTAACGCTCGATACAATCCCACGGGATACCAATTCAAAAATCCTCAAGAAACATTTACACTCGATATGA
- a CDS encoding ferredoxin, giving the protein MAWKVSVDQDVCIGDAICASLCPDVFEMGDDGKSHTVVEVIEDENLYNCATEAAEACPVSCIHIEEA; this is encoded by the coding sequence ATGGCGTGGAAGGTTTCGGTTGACCAGGACGTTTGCATTGGAGATGCCATCTGCGCAAGCCTTTGCCCGGACGTCTTCGAGATGGGGGACGACGGCAAGAGCCACACGGTCGTTGAGGTTATCGAGGACGAGAACCTCTACAACTGCGCTACCGAGGCCGCTGAGGCCTGCCCGGTCAGCTGCATCCACATAGAGGAGGCTTGA
- a CDS encoding metal-sulfur cluster assembly factor, with the protein MVTKEDVEKVVKGIVDERFIKSIGVDDKGNVTVTLAKDTPDIDNVLIKLHSEIGKLEGVGLITINREREEKTTVNENVQLTEDIIWEKLKDVVDPEIGVDVVNLGLIYELKLRPDNTVYVKMTLTTPGCPMTMWILRAVEDKILEIPGVKDAEIELTFDPPWTPDRISPEYKKKLGLY; encoded by the coding sequence ATGGTCACGAAAGAAGATGTCGAAAAGGTCGTTAAGGGAATAGTTGACGAGAGGTTTATCAAATCCATCGGGGTGGACGATAAGGGCAACGTGACGGTGACCCTCGCAAAGGATACGCCGGACATAGACAACGTCCTCATAAAGCTCCACTCGGAGATTGGGAAGCTCGAGGGAGTTGGACTCATAACCATAAACCGCGAGCGCGAGGAAAAGACCACCGTAAACGAGAACGTTCAGCTCACCGAGGACATTATATGGGAGAAGCTCAAGGATGTTGTAGACCCCGAGATAGGTGTCGACGTCGTAAACCTTGGCCTCATCTACGAGCTGAAGCTCAGGCCCGACAACACGGTCTATGTTAAGATGACGCTGACCACTCCGGGCTGTCCAATGACGATGTGGATCCTTCGCGCTGTGGAGGACAAGATACTCGAGATCCCAGGCGTTAAGGACGCGGAGATAGAGCTCACCTTCGACCCCCCCTGGACGCCCGACAGGATAAGCCCGGAGTACAAGAAGAAGCTGGGTCTCTACTGA
- a CDS encoding ATPase — MIHPIGDDFIKRYRLKYNHEALERVREEIGERVYSRLKDLLEYRLTGEEFERSPMEVRMALAFSAGSDSTASLKILRWAGFDVVPITARLPQMTEREIEKATKEESVFVEIRGYADEMEGLMKKRAPICGRCHTMVMRAVERKALELGVKILASGDLLSSGLISIYHKGELVILNLPAFLALDKGEIIEIIGGRYEFNFGCPLWKLAARNNPAIKRYGIQRVLRETRARALRPEMAVKIIEDILSS; from the coding sequence ATGATACACCCAATTGGAGACGACTTCATCAAGCGCTACCGCCTCAAATACAACCACGAGGCCCTTGAGCGGGTTAGGGAGGAAATCGGGGAGAGGGTGTATTCTCGCCTTAAGGACCTCCTGGAGTACCGCCTCACCGGTGAGGAGTTCGAGCGCTCCCCAATGGAGGTAAGAATGGCACTCGCGTTCTCGGCAGGCTCTGACAGTACTGCCTCACTCAAAATCCTTCGCTGGGCCGGCTTTGATGTGGTTCCTATAACTGCAAGACTCCCACAGATGACCGAGAGAGAGATAGAAAAGGCAACAAAGGAGGAATCGGTTTTCGTGGAAATTCGGGGATACGCCGACGAGATGGAAGGTCTAATGAAGAAGAGGGCGCCGATATGTGGGCGGTGTCACACGATGGTCATGAGAGCAGTTGAGAGGAAAGCACTTGAGCTTGGCGTCAAGATTCTCGCGAGCGGTGACCTCCTAAGCTCGGGGCTAATATCGATCTACCACAAAGGAGAACTCGTAATCCTCAACCTTCCGGCATTTTTGGCGCTCGATAAGGGTGAAATCATAGAGATAATTGGAGGGCGCTACGAATTCAACTTTGGCTGTCCCCTTTGGAAGCTCGCGGCAAGGAACAATCCTGCAATAAAGCGCTACGGGATTCAGCGCGTCCTGAGGGAGACGAGGGCGAGGGCGCTGAGGCCGGAGATGGCGGTCAAAATTATAGAGGACATTCTATCGTCTTAG